The following proteins are encoded in a genomic region of Microcoleus sp. FACHB-68:
- a CDS encoding J domain-containing protein, producing MSFQIEQGLFKFDFTDHHAILGVPVDAEFNDIRKRYLKIARRLHPDSCKADNEADKQLASDLFSKLVSPAYTKFSNERERAEYGVLLGLMGKRCLQEASKIQLHSDLAKQLSKASEFEKAYKTLVANLAETQYQSLSQTLDVIAQISELNMVYLMRQESKGGVVGQTQQTQKPAATGVPATSTRPPAAASTTAPPPPPPPKAESRAEGYYRRAEDWMSKNNLAQAIIELRDALKLEPNNSRCHGLLGMIYLKQNQATMAKVHINKALQLNPEEKVALDAKRLLEKPPQKGGTKGGTSKTPPKSGKPDQPGGGIFGGLFGGGGKKK from the coding sequence GACTTTACGGATCATCACGCCATTTTAGGGGTTCCTGTTGATGCGGAGTTTAATGACATCCGCAAGCGGTATCTCAAGATTGCTCGTCGCCTGCATCCTGATAGTTGCAAGGCTGACAATGAAGCGGATAAACAGCTAGCCAGCGATCTATTTTCAAAGCTAGTGAGTCCCGCCTACACGAAATTCTCCAATGAGCGTGAACGTGCAGAATATGGTGTCCTTTTAGGGTTGATGGGTAAGCGCTGTCTTCAAGAGGCATCTAAAATACAACTTCACAGCGATCTAGCAAAACAGTTATCTAAAGCAAGTGAGTTTGAAAAAGCTTACAAAACTTTGGTAGCAAATTTAGCAGAAACTCAGTATCAATCTTTATCGCAAACCCTAGACGTGATCGCCCAAATCAGTGAACTCAATATGGTTTATCTGATGCGGCAAGAAAGCAAAGGCGGAGTTGTTGGGCAAACCCAGCAGACTCAAAAGCCGGCGGCAACAGGGGTGCCGGCAACTTCAACTCGCCCCCCAGCCGCAGCTTCCACGACTGCCCCCCCACCGCCACCGCCTCCAAAAGCAGAGTCACGGGCGGAAGGATACTACCGGCGTGCGGAAGATTGGATGAGCAAAAACAATTTGGCTCAAGCCATTATCGAACTGCGGGACGCCCTCAAGCTTGAGCCGAATAATAGTCGGTGTCATGGCTTATTGGGGATGATTTATTTGAAGCAAAATCAGGCAACAATGGCCAAGGTTCATATTAATAAAGCCTTGCAGTTGAACCCTGAAGAGAAAGTGGCACTAGATGCAAAGAGATTGCTAGAAAAGCCGCCTCAAAAAGGTGGAACCAAGGGTGGCACATCCAAAACGCCGCCGAAATCAGGTAAGCCCGATCAACCCGGTGGTGGTATCTTTGGAGGGTTGTTTGGAGGTGGCGGGAAGAAAAAATAA